One Azoarcus sp. DN11 DNA segment encodes these proteins:
- a CDS encoding rhodanese-like domain-containing protein yields MSVAVSVLRRHVFLTAAAAILLPLGPAFAQQGAVPEISPAEARAQLEAGRITLIDVRTPEEGRETGVASGAVPINLYNPDGPAGFVKEVVARVGAERDAPVAFICRSGRRSAHAQRLLAAQGYTNVYSVREGMSGSSAGPGWIRIGLPVEACRTC; encoded by the coding sequence ATGTCCGTCGCCGTTTCCGTCCTGCGCCGCCACGTTTTCCTCACCGCGGCGGCGGCAATCCTGCTACCGCTCGGCCCCGCCTTCGCCCAGCAAGGCGCCGTACCCGAGATCAGCCCTGCCGAGGCGCGGGCGCAGCTCGAGGCGGGCCGGATCACGCTGATCGACGTGCGCACACCCGAGGAAGGGCGCGAGACCGGCGTCGCCTCGGGGGCCGTGCCGATCAACCTGTACAACCCGGATGGGCCGGCCGGGTTCGTGAAGGAAGTGGTGGCCCGCGTCGGCGCCGAGCGCGACGCCCCGGTCGCCTTCATCTGCCGCAGCGGCAGGCGAAGTGCTCACGCACAACGCCTGCTCGCCGCACAGGGGTATACGAACGTGTACAGCGTCCGGGAAGGCATGAGCGGCAGCAGCGCCGGCCCGGGCTGGATCCGGATCGGCCTGCCGGTCGAAGCTTGCAGGACCTGCTGA
- a CDS encoding (2Fe-2S)-binding protein — protein sequence MTRFTLNGQKVDTAMPDDTPLLWVLRDGLEFTGTKFGCGMGLCGACTVHVDGVAVRSCSTPVSTVAGKHVTTIEQIGKDRVGAAVQAAWQKLDVVQCGYCQSGQIMSATALLAKTPRPSDADIDAAMAGNVCRCATYVRIRAAIHEAAKALAGRGAA from the coding sequence ATGACCCGCTTCACCCTCAACGGTCAGAAGGTCGATACCGCCATGCCCGACGACACCCCGCTGCTGTGGGTGCTGCGCGACGGGCTGGAGTTCACGGGCACCAAGTTCGGCTGCGGCATGGGGCTGTGCGGCGCGTGCACGGTGCATGTCGACGGCGTCGCAGTGCGGTCCTGCTCGACGCCGGTGTCAACGGTCGCCGGCAAGCACGTCACGACCATCGAACAGATCGGCAAGGATCGCGTCGGCGCGGCGGTGCAAGCAGCGTGGCAGAAGCTCGATGTCGTGCAATGCGGCTACTGCCAGTCCGGCCAGATCATGTCCGCGACCGCGCTGCTGGCGAAGACGCCACGGCCGAGCGATGCCGACATCGACGCCGCGATGGCGGGCAATGTGTGCCGCTGTGCGACCTACGTGCGCATCCGCGCCGCGATCCACGAAGCCGCGAAGGCCCTCGCGGGGAGGGGCGCAGCATGA
- a CDS encoding copper-binding protein, whose amino-acid sequence MTLKPFLIAAALLAAPTVFAQNTHDAHGSHGMPMMADASTKPAAPTEGTVRKVDKAAGKITIAHGPLENLGMPGMTMAFRAGDPAMLDQVKAGDKIRFVAERADGAFSVKRLEVLK is encoded by the coding sequence ATGACCCTCAAGCCCTTCCTGATCGCTGCCGCCCTCCTCGCCGCGCCGACGGTTTTCGCACAGAACACGCACGATGCACACGGTAGCCACGGCATGCCCATGATGGCCGACGCCTCGACGAAACCGGCCGCGCCGACGGAAGGCACGGTGCGCAAGGTCGACAAGGCCGCCGGCAAGATCACCATCGCTCACGGCCCGCTCGAAAACCTGGGCATGCCCGGCATGACGATGGCCTTCCGTGCGGGCGACCCGGCGATGCTGGACCAGGTCAAGGCCGGCGACAAGATCCGCTTCGTCGCCGAGCGCGCCGACGGCGCGTTCAGCGTCAAGCGGCTGGAAGTGCTGAAGTGA
- a CDS encoding xanthine dehydrogenase family protein molybdopterin-binding subunit, producing MNARIENVSRRDFLKASAGLTLGLMLPGVDSLAAATGSKGAAADAAPAFAPNAFVRIGTDNRVTVVAKHLEMGQGTYTGLATLVAEELDADWAQVVVEGAPADAKRYNNLLWGPSQGTGGSTAIANSFDQLRQAGASARAMLVQAAAQRWKVPAGEIRVKAGIVSHASSRKASFGELAEAAATQAVPQEVRLKDPKDFVLIGRHVPRKDSVAKTTGRAQFTQDVKLPGMLVAVVAHPPRFGATVRTVDEQAARAIPGVVRVVSIPRGVAVLAHDYWTAKKGRDALKIDWDDSAAYRGSSDQILADYRKLAATPGLVARRDGNADKALGGSAKVLEAEFDFPYLAHAPMEPLNCVMRVDAQGCEVWNGEQFHTGDQVALATFFGLKPEQVKVHMLFAGGSFGRRANPNSDYLLETAQIVKAVGGETPVKLVWSREDDMRAGYYRPVYVHRLRAALDAQGKPLAWSQRIVGQSILAGTPFEGVAIKDGIDGSSVEGAANLPYAIPNLQVELHTTNKDVKVPVQWWRSVGSTHTAFATEVFLDELATAAGADPVAYRLALLAAHPRHAGVLKLATDKAGWSKPLAAAKSGKRARGVAVHESFNTYVAQVVEVTVAPDGSFKVDRVVCAVDCGIAVNPDVIRAQMEGGIGFGLGAALSGAITLKDGVVEQSNFHDYTVLRIDQMPRVEVHIVPSSEKPTGVGEPGVPPIAPALVNALFAATGKRIRTLPIGEQLKA from the coding sequence ATGAACGCCCGCATCGAGAACGTCTCGCGCCGCGACTTCCTCAAGGCGAGCGCCGGCCTCACGCTGGGGCTGATGCTGCCGGGCGTCGATTCACTCGCCGCCGCAACGGGTTCCAAGGGCGCCGCAGCCGATGCCGCACCGGCCTTCGCCCCCAACGCCTTCGTGCGCATCGGCACCGACAACCGGGTGACGGTGGTCGCAAAGCACCTGGAGATGGGCCAGGGCACTTACACCGGCCTCGCGACCCTGGTCGCCGAGGAGCTCGATGCCGACTGGGCGCAGGTCGTCGTCGAAGGCGCCCCCGCCGATGCCAAGCGCTACAACAACCTGCTGTGGGGGCCGTCGCAGGGCACGGGCGGCAGCACCGCGATCGCCAACTCCTTCGATCAGCTGCGCCAGGCGGGCGCGAGCGCACGCGCGATGCTGGTGCAGGCCGCAGCCCAACGCTGGAAGGTCCCCGCGGGCGAGATCCGCGTCAAGGCGGGCATCGTCAGCCACGCGAGCAGCCGCAAGGCGAGCTTCGGCGAACTGGCGGAGGCGGCGGCGACGCAGGCGGTGCCGCAGGAAGTGCGCCTGAAGGATCCAAAGGACTTCGTGCTGATCGGGCGCCACGTGCCGCGCAAGGACAGCGTCGCGAAGACCACCGGCCGCGCGCAGTTCACGCAGGACGTGAAGCTCCCCGGCATGCTCGTCGCCGTGGTCGCGCACCCGCCGCGCTTCGGCGCCACCGTGCGTACCGTCGATGAACAGGCCGCACGCGCGATACCGGGCGTGGTGCGCGTGGTAAGCATCCCGCGCGGCGTCGCGGTGCTGGCGCACGACTACTGGACCGCGAAGAAGGGCCGCGACGCGCTGAAGATCGACTGGGACGACAGCGCCGCCTATCGCGGCAGCTCCGATCAGATCCTCGCCGACTACCGCAAGCTCGCCGCAACGCCCGGACTGGTCGCACGCCGTGACGGCAATGCCGACAAGGCCCTGGGCGGCAGCGCCAAGGTGCTGGAGGCCGAGTTCGATTTTCCGTATCTCGCGCACGCCCCGATGGAGCCGCTCAACTGCGTGATGCGCGTCGATGCGCAGGGTTGCGAAGTGTGGAACGGCGAACAGTTCCATACCGGCGACCAGGTCGCGCTGGCCACCTTCTTCGGGCTGAAGCCGGAGCAGGTAAAGGTCCACATGCTGTTCGCCGGCGGCAGTTTCGGCCGGCGCGCGAACCCCAACTCCGACTACCTGCTGGAGACGGCGCAGATCGTGAAGGCGGTCGGCGGCGAAACTCCGGTGAAGCTCGTATGGTCGCGCGAGGACGACATGCGCGCCGGCTACTACCGGCCGGTGTATGTGCATCGCCTGCGCGCCGCGCTCGACGCGCAGGGCAAGCCGCTCGCGTGGTCGCAGCGCATCGTCGGCCAGTCGATCCTCGCCGGCACGCCCTTCGAGGGCGTTGCGATCAAGGACGGCATCGACGGATCGTCCGTCGAGGGTGCCGCGAACCTGCCCTACGCGATCCCCAACCTGCAGGTCGAACTGCACACGACCAACAAGGACGTGAAGGTGCCGGTACAGTGGTGGCGCTCGGTCGGTTCCACCCACACCGCCTTCGCGACCGAGGTCTTCCTCGACGAACTGGCCACGGCCGCGGGCGCCGACCCGGTGGCCTACCGGCTCGCCCTTCTTGCTGCCCACCCGCGCCACGCGGGCGTGCTCAAGCTCGCCACGGACAAGGCCGGCTGGAGCAAGCCGCTGGCCGCGGCGAAATCGGGCAAGCGCGCACGCGGCGTCGCGGTGCACGAATCCTTCAACACCTACGTCGCGCAGGTCGTCGAAGTCACGGTCGCGCCGGACGGCAGCTTCAAGGTCGATCGCGTCGTGTGCGCCGTCGACTGCGGCATCGCCGTCAATCCGGACGTGATCCGCGCCCAGATGGAAGGCGGCATCGGCTTCGGGCTCGGCGCCGCACTCAGCGGTGCGATCACGCTCAAGGACGGCGTCGTCGAGCAGTCGAACTTTCACGACTACACGGTGCTGCGCATCGACCAGATGCCCAGGGTCGAGGTGCATATCGTGCCGTCGTCCGAAAAGCCGACCGGGGTCGGCGAACCCGGCGTGCCGCCGATCGCGCCGGCGTTGGTGAACGCGCTCTTCGCCGCGACCGGCAAGCGCATCCGGACGTTGCCGATCGGTGAGCAACTGAAGGCCTGA
- a CDS encoding heavy metal sensor histidine kinase: protein MPRLSLTLRLTLLFAALFAAVLLGLGAYILASVERHFEEGDVVELHGKLELARAVLAQVRDEEDFANVAQQLDTALVGHHSLSIAVVRDAGRGEILFASSGAGYPAPIVEEAPAGSGDFPPARTWEQGGRIYRGVVANAATGIAGAPPARVVVSMDIDHHRAFMRDFERSLWLAVALAIVATGLLGAFAARGGLAPLRKMAEVARGVSAQRLTARIDTRSLPVELESLAGELNAMMARLEDGFRRLSEFSSDIAHELRTPVSNLMTQTEVALGRARNADEYREILLSNLEEYERLARMIADMLFLAQADNGLLPRPAETLSLAGEARALAEFYEALAEEKGLRLEVGGDAAVRGDRLMLRRAVSNLLSNALRHSAAGGVVRIAIDTAAGEARLAVSNPGETIPPEHLARIFDRFHRVSPARTRQGDGAGLGLAITRSIAEAHGGRVGVESAGGLTTFTLYLPLASADARAATPGPGRAEPQPPAAGQTSTTV from the coding sequence ATGCCGAGACTGTCGCTCACGCTGCGGCTCACGCTGCTCTTTGCCGCGCTCTTTGCGGCGGTGCTGCTGGGGCTCGGCGCCTATATCCTGGCGTCGGTCGAGCGCCATTTCGAGGAGGGCGATGTCGTCGAACTGCACGGCAAGCTGGAGCTCGCACGTGCGGTGCTCGCGCAGGTGCGCGACGAGGAGGACTTCGCGAACGTCGCGCAGCAGCTCGACACGGCGCTCGTCGGCCATCACAGCCTGTCGATCGCGGTGGTGCGCGACGCGGGACGGGGCGAGATCCTCTTCGCGTCGTCGGGGGCCGGTTACCCGGCGCCGATCGTGGAGGAGGCGCCTGCCGGTTCCGGCGATTTTCCGCCGGCGCGCACCTGGGAGCAGGGCGGGCGCATCTACCGCGGCGTGGTGGCGAACGCCGCGACGGGCATCGCGGGAGCACCGCCGGCGCGGGTCGTCGTGTCGATGGACATCGATCATCACCGCGCCTTCATGCGCGACTTCGAGCGCTCGCTGTGGCTCGCGGTGGCGCTCGCGATCGTCGCGACCGGGCTGCTCGGCGCGTTTGCCGCGCGTGGCGGACTCGCGCCGCTGCGCAAGATGGCGGAGGTCGCGCGCGGCGTGTCGGCGCAGCGCCTCACGGCGCGCATCGATACGCGCAGCCTGCCGGTCGAGCTCGAATCGCTGGCGGGCGAGCTCAACGCGATGATGGCGCGTCTGGAGGACGGTTTTCGCCGGCTGAGCGAGTTCTCGTCGGACATCGCGCACGAACTGCGTACGCCGGTGAGCAACCTGATGACGCAGACCGAGGTCGCGCTCGGGCGCGCGCGCAATGCCGACGAGTACCGCGAGATCCTGCTGTCGAACCTGGAGGAATACGAGCGGCTCGCGCGCATGATCGCCGACATGCTCTTCCTCGCACAGGCGGACAACGGCCTGCTGCCGCGCCCGGCCGAGACGCTGTCGCTCGCCGGCGAGGCGCGTGCGCTCGCGGAGTTCTACGAGGCGTTGGCGGAAGAGAAGGGCCTGCGGCTCGAAGTGGGCGGCGACGCAGCGGTGCGGGGCGACCGGCTCATGCTGCGGCGCGCGGTGTCCAACCTGCTGTCGAACGCGCTGCGCCACTCCGCCGCGGGCGGCGTCGTGCGCATAGCGATCGACACGGCCGCGGGCGAGGCGCGCCTCGCGGTGAGCAACCCGGGAGAGACGATCCCGCCCGAGCATCTCGCGCGCATCTTCGACCGCTTCCACCGCGTCAGCCCGGCGCGCACCCGCCAGGGTGACGGCGCCGGCCTCGGGCTCGCGATCACGCGCTCCATCGCCGAAGCGCACGGCGGCCGCGTCGGCGTCGAGTCGGCCGGCGGCCTCACCACTTTCACGCTCTACCTGCCGCTCGCATCCGCCGACGCGCGAGCGGCAACCCCCGGCCCGGGGCGCGCGGAACCTCAACCGCCGGCCGCCGGCCAAACGTCCACAACCGTCTGA
- a CDS encoding DUF411 domain-containing protein — translation MKPHSPSRRPFAMIATLALAAAFAAPALAAGEEVVMHKDPNCGCCGKWAEHMRSAGFVVKEIRDPDMGAVKRAAGVPQALGSCHTAKVGGYVIEGHVPAADVKRLLAEKPKVAGISAPGMPQGSPGMEGPFPADRYDVVSFTADGKTKVFASH, via the coding sequence ATGAAGCCGCACTCCCCCTCCCGTCGTCCCTTCGCGATGATCGCCACGCTGGCGCTCGCTGCCGCTTTCGCCGCGCCCGCGCTTGCGGCCGGCGAGGAGGTCGTCATGCACAAGGATCCCAACTGCGGCTGCTGCGGCAAGTGGGCCGAACACATGCGCTCGGCGGGTTTCGTCGTGAAGGAGATCAGGGACCCCGACATGGGCGCGGTGAAGCGCGCGGCAGGTGTGCCGCAGGCGCTGGGTTCGTGCCACACGGCCAAGGTCGGCGGTTATGTCATCGAGGGCCACGTGCCGGCCGCCGACGTGAAGCGCCTGCTGGCGGAGAAGCCCAAGGTCGCCGGCATCTCGGCGCCCGGCATGCCGCAGGGATCGCCGGGAATGGAAGGTCCGTTCCCGGCCGATCGCTACGACGTCGTGAGCTTCACCGCGGACGGCAAGACCAAGGTCTTCGCCAGCCATTGA
- a CDS encoding AzlD domain-containing protein — protein sequence MVDGIWLWLTLLAIGSTTILTRGSFVIGGEGARLPPALQRALRYAPAAALSALIMPDLLLDAGAFDPANPKLAAGIVVALAALRSRNPWLPFIAGMGVLLVLRKGLGW from the coding sequence ATGGTAGACGGCATCTGGCTGTGGCTGACGCTGCTGGCGATCGGCTCGACGACCATCCTCACGCGCGGCAGCTTCGTGATCGGCGGCGAAGGCGCGCGCCTGCCGCCGGCACTGCAGCGGGCGCTGCGCTACGCGCCGGCCGCGGCGCTGTCCGCGCTGATCATGCCGGACCTGCTCCTCGATGCAGGCGCGTTCGACCCCGCGAATCCCAAGCTCGCAGCCGGGATCGTCGTCGCGCTCGCGGCGCTGCGCTCGCGCAATCCCTGGCTGCCCTTCATCGCCGGCATGGGCGTGCTGCTCGTGCTGCGCAAGGGGTTGGGCTGGTAG
- a CDS encoding heavy metal response regulator transcription factor produces MKILIVEDEIKTGDYLRQGLAEAGFVVDLARDGMDGLHLALTGDYDLVILDVMLPGLDGWSVLQTVRRAGREMPVLFLTARDQVEDRVRGLELGADDYLVKPFAFSELLARVRTLLRRGKTKEPELLHAADLELDLLRRRVTRAGLRIDLTAKEFGLLELLLRRQGEVLPRSLIASQVWDMNFDSDTNVIEVAVRRLRAKVDEPFEPKLIRTVRGMGYVLEAP; encoded by the coding sequence GTGAAGATCCTGATCGTCGAGGACGAGATCAAGACGGGCGACTATCTCCGCCAGGGGCTGGCCGAGGCGGGCTTCGTCGTCGACCTCGCGCGCGACGGGATGGACGGCCTGCACCTCGCGCTGACCGGCGACTACGATCTCGTCATCCTCGACGTGATGCTGCCGGGCCTCGACGGCTGGAGCGTGCTGCAGACGGTGCGCCGTGCGGGACGCGAGATGCCGGTGCTGTTCCTGACCGCGCGCGATCAGGTCGAGGACCGCGTGCGCGGGCTGGAGCTGGGCGCGGACGACTACCTCGTGAAGCCCTTCGCCTTCTCCGAACTGCTGGCGCGCGTGCGCACGCTGCTCAGGCGGGGCAAGACCAAGGAGCCGGAGCTGCTGCATGCGGCCGACCTGGAACTCGACCTGCTGCGCCGGCGCGTGACGCGGGCGGGCCTGCGCATCGACCTGACCGCCAAGGAGTTCGGGCTGCTGGAACTGCTGCTGCGCCGTCAGGGCGAGGTGCTGCCGCGCTCGCTGATCGCCTCCCAGGTCTGGGACATGAACTTCGACAGCGACACCAACGTGATCGAGGTCGCGGTGCGGCGCCTGCGCGCCAAGGTCGATGAGCCCTTCGAGCCCAAGCTGATCCGCACCGTGCGCGGCATGGGTTACGTGCTCGAGGCGCCCTGA
- a CDS encoding PepSY-associated TM helix domain-containing protein, protein MITLHPRPAPQRGNSQKWLRRIHAWFGVGLSAMLLLFATTGFLLNHRAVLKIPALDRKEVTQLVPLEAPPPDPQALAAALAPALGLDAAALKPKVEPARAVPWGERELVQPERWTLRTDTPSESVQIDYWKGSRQAEVKRTLPNLWLYLARLHMSVGATPAWVLLADTLALGLAFLGLSGFWLWGRLHGSARRLALLAGGGLALAGALAWIGG, encoded by the coding sequence ATGATCACCCTTCACCCCCGTCCCGCGCCCCAGCGCGGGAATTCGCAGAAATGGCTGCGCCGCATCCACGCGTGGTTCGGCGTCGGCCTTTCGGCGATGCTGCTGCTCTTCGCGACGACGGGCTTCCTGCTCAACCACCGCGCCGTCCTGAAGATCCCCGCGCTCGACCGCAAGGAGGTAACGCAGCTGGTGCCGCTCGAGGCACCGCCGCCCGACCCGCAGGCGCTCGCCGCCGCCCTCGCACCCGCGCTGGGCCTCGACGCGGCGGCACTCAAGCCGAAAGTCGAACCTGCGCGCGCGGTGCCGTGGGGCGAACGCGAGCTGGTCCAGCCCGAACGCTGGACGCTGCGCACCGACACGCCGTCCGAGTCGGTGCAGATCGACTACTGGAAGGGCAGCCGCCAGGCCGAGGTCAAGCGCACCCTGCCCAACCTGTGGCTCTACCTCGCGCGCCTGCACATGTCGGTCGGCGCCACCCCGGCCTGGGTGCTGCTCGCCGACACGCTAGCGCTGGGCCTCGCCTTCCTCGGGCTCTCGGGCTTCTGGCTGTGGGGCCGCCTGCACGGCTCGGCGCGCCGCCTCGCGCTGCTCGCGGGCGGCGGCCTCGCGCTGGCGGGCGCGCTGGCGTGGATCGGGGGCTGA
- a CDS encoding cupredoxin family protein, with the protein MPTPRFLAPLTGLLLAAATATLPLTAGAHGTATHAAKTDESAVREQQDWGIAGLRRDAARTITIRMDDRMRFTPDRIEVREGETVRVVAHNDGATLHELVLGTRKTLVEHAELMKKFPDMEHDAPWMAHVPPGGTAEIVWTFNRPGPFEFACLIAGHFDAGMVGTVDVKPVARAQRAKNHAKAG; encoded by the coding sequence ATGCCGACACCCCGCTTTCTCGCCCCCTTGACCGGACTGCTGCTCGCCGCGGCGACCGCCACGCTGCCGCTCACTGCCGGCGCCCATGGAACCGCCACGCACGCGGCGAAGACCGACGAATCCGCCGTGCGCGAGCAGCAGGACTGGGGTATCGCCGGCCTGCGCCGCGACGCTGCACGCACGATCACGATCCGCATGGACGACCGCATGCGCTTCACGCCGGACCGCATCGAGGTGCGCGAAGGCGAAACGGTGCGCGTGGTCGCGCACAACGACGGCGCGACGCTGCACGAACTGGTGCTGGGCACGCGCAAGACCCTGGTCGAGCACGCCGAACTGATGAAGAAGTTTCCCGACATGGAGCACGACGCCCCCTGGATGGCGCACGTGCCGCCCGGCGGCACGGCCGAGATCGTGTGGACCTTCAACCGCCCCGGCCCGTTCGAGTTCGCCTGCCTGATCGCCGGCCATTTCGATGCCGGCATGGTCGGCACGGTCGACGTCAAGCCCGTCGCCCGCGCCCAACGCGCGAAGAACCACGCCAAAGCCGGCTGA
- a CDS encoding TonB-dependent siderophore receptor, translating to MRPTTLAVAIAAALPALATAQATLPAVTVTASEGAAAAPYNPLVSSSATKGTAPLRDIPQTVNVVGPELIADQGARSLAEALQSVPGVTLNMGDGQRDQFVIRGFTAIGDNFLDGVRDDALYFRDLSNVERIEVLKGPAAVLYGRGSSGGIINRVSKLPTTQTLREVTVQFDTEGEKRISFDAAGALGTGGHSFRVTGAFEDSTGFRDESFLKREAFAPSVDLKLGQDTSLLLQLAHNRDRRPTDFGIPDNNGRPLNVDHKTYYGSGDAERDDMNSATMNTATATLSHRLNADWSLRNVLRYYDFKLDRNNTLYRTGTAYTQRNGRLFMQRTHGQVVRDEEGWFDQLELTQLATLAGMQHTLLYGVEVGSQDKGLDITNWVGIDRVPLLNPGGAVPPFRTTVPNSLTIDNRTTLENASLYVQDQIALGEHWKALIGVRYDDYRQKTTEPGKPDFERTDREWSPRAGIVWQPDAMQSYYASVSRSFQPSGEQFQLSASNVDADPEITTNHEIGAKWDFLGGALSAGASIFRLVRTDMKITDPVTRQTINAGEQRTDGLELSLVGRPAVGWQVSAGYAWLDSETVKSTATGGANFGTRRINVSFEGKEAALTPRHSGSLWVTRELGQGWSVGGGAHAQIHQFASPDNLVRLPGFVVFDAALLYRSKAYDLTFNLKNVFDREYWASAHGSSNGLNQPGAPRTLQATASFRF from the coding sequence ATGCGCCCCACCACCCTCGCCGTGGCGATCGCCGCTGCGCTGCCCGCCCTCGCCACCGCCCAGGCCACCCTGCCGGCCGTCACCGTCACCGCGTCCGAGGGCGCCGCCGCGGCACCCTACAACCCGCTGGTCTCGTCCTCGGCGACCAAGGGCACCGCGCCGCTGCGCGATATCCCGCAGACCGTGAACGTCGTCGGCCCCGAGCTGATCGCCGACCAGGGCGCACGCTCGCTCGCCGAGGCGCTGCAGAGCGTCCCCGGCGTCACGCTCAACATGGGCGACGGCCAGCGCGACCAGTTCGTGATCCGCGGCTTCACCGCCATCGGCGACAACTTCCTCGACGGCGTGCGCGACGACGCGCTGTATTTCCGCGACCTGTCGAACGTCGAGCGCATCGAGGTCCTGAAAGGCCCCGCCGCCGTGCTGTACGGCCGCGGCTCGTCGGGCGGCATCATCAACCGCGTCAGCAAGCTGCCGACGACGCAGACTCTGCGCGAAGTCACCGTGCAGTTCGACACCGAAGGCGAGAAGCGCATCAGCTTCGACGCCGCCGGCGCGCTCGGCACGGGTGGCCACAGCTTCCGCGTGACCGGCGCCTTCGAGGACTCGACCGGTTTCCGCGACGAATCCTTCCTCAAGCGCGAAGCCTTCGCGCCGTCCGTCGACCTGAAACTCGGGCAGGACACCAGCCTGCTGCTGCAGCTCGCACACAACCGCGACCGCCGCCCGACCGACTTCGGCATCCCCGACAACAACGGCCGCCCGCTCAACGTCGACCACAAGACCTACTACGGCTCGGGCGACGCCGAACGCGACGACATGAACTCGGCGACGATGAACACCGCGACCGCGACCCTGTCGCACCGCCTCAACGCCGACTGGTCGCTGCGCAACGTGCTGCGTTACTACGACTTCAAGCTCGACCGCAACAACACGCTGTACCGCACCGGCACCGCCTACACGCAGCGCAACGGCCGGCTCTTCATGCAGCGCACCCATGGCCAGGTCGTGCGCGACGAGGAAGGCTGGTTCGACCAGCTCGAACTCACGCAGCTGGCGACCCTTGCCGGCATGCAGCACACGCTGCTCTACGGCGTCGAAGTCGGCAGCCAGGACAAGGGCCTCGACATCACCAACTGGGTCGGCATCGACCGCGTGCCGCTCCTCAACCCCGGCGGCGCGGTCCCGCCGTTCAGGACGACGGTGCCAAATTCGCTCACCATCGACAACCGCACCACGCTCGAGAACGCGTCCCTCTACGTGCAGGACCAGATCGCACTGGGCGAGCACTGGAAAGCGTTGATCGGCGTCCGCTACGACGACTACCGGCAGAAGACCACCGAACCGGGCAAGCCGGACTTCGAACGCACCGACCGCGAATGGAGCCCGCGTGCGGGCATCGTGTGGCAGCCGGACGCGATGCAGTCCTACTACGCCTCGGTGTCGCGCTCCTTCCAGCCTTCCGGTGAACAGTTCCAGCTCTCCGCCAGCAACGTCGACGCCGATCCCGAGATCACGACCAACCACGAGATCGGCGCGAAGTGGGACTTCCTCGGCGGCGCGCTGTCGGCCGGCGCCTCGATCTTCCGCCTCGTGCGCACCGACATGAAGATCACCGATCCGGTGACGCGCCAGACCATCAACGCTGGCGAGCAGCGTACCGACGGCCTCGAACTGTCGCTCGTCGGCCGTCCCGCCGTCGGTTGGCAGGTCTCCGCCGGCTACGCCTGGCTCGACAGCGAGACCGTGAAGTCGACGGCGACGGGCGGCGCGAACTTCGGCACCCGGCGCATCAACGTCTCGTTCGAAGGCAAGGAAGCGGCACTGACGCCGCGCCACAGCGGCTCGCTGTGGGTGACGCGCGAGCTCGGCCAGGGCTGGAGCGTCGGCGGCGGCGCGCATGCGCAAATCCACCAGTTCGCCTCGCCCGACAACCTCGTGCGCCTGCCCGGCTTCGTCGTGTTCGACGCAGCGCTGCTCTATCGCAGCAAAGCATACGATCTCACGTTCAACCTCAAGAACGTGTTCGACCGCGAGTACTGGGCGAGCGCACATGGCAGCTCCAACGGCCTGAACCAGCCGGGCGCGCCGCGCACGCTGCAGGCGACCGCGAGCTTCCGCTTCTGA
- a CDS encoding AzlC family ABC transporter permease translates to MNESFKRGAREGFRLMLPMSVGLLPWAIVTGVAMRSTGLSAVESLGMNLIVYAGTAQLGTLPLIAAGAPLWLIFVTALVLNLRFVIFSAALAPAFHGASWSQRVLSGYLLVDVLFVLCADRLQRSDDPHWRWGFYIAPAALCWSVWQLGGLAGVLGAEVFPKDWSLEFMTTIALMVMLVPMVRQRAMLVAALVGGLGAVLLRGLPLRLGVIAGVALGIAAGFLAEHWTEKRRRAW, encoded by the coding sequence ATGAACGAATCCTTCAAGCGCGGCGCCCGCGAGGGTTTCCGCCTGATGCTGCCGATGTCGGTCGGCCTCCTGCCGTGGGCGATCGTCACGGGGGTGGCGATGCGCTCGACGGGCCTGTCGGCGGTCGAGTCGCTGGGCATGAACCTGATCGTCTATGCGGGCACGGCCCAGCTTGGCACGCTGCCGCTGATCGCCGCCGGCGCGCCGCTGTGGCTGATCTTCGTCACCGCGCTGGTGCTCAACCTGCGCTTCGTGATCTTCAGCGCGGCGCTGGCGCCGGCGTTCCACGGTGCCTCATGGTCGCAGCGCGTGCTGTCGGGCTATCTGCTCGTCGATGTCCTGTTCGTGCTGTGCGCGGACCGGCTGCAGCGTAGCGACGATCCGCACTGGCGCTGGGGGTTCTACATTGCGCCGGCGGCGCTGTGCTGGAGCGTGTGGCAGCTCGGCGGACTCGCCGGCGTGCTCGGAGCGGAGGTGTTCCCGAAGGACTGGTCGCTCGAGTTCATGACGACGATCGCGCTGATGGTGATGCTGGTGCCGATGGTGCGGCAGCGCGCGATGCTCGTCGCGGCGCTCGTCGGCGGCCTGGGGGCCGTCCTGCTGCGCGGGTTGCCGCTCCGGCTCGGCGTCATCGCCGGAGTCGCGCTGGGCATCGCGGCCGGCTTCCTGGCCGAACACTGGACGGAGAAGCGGAGACGGGCATGGTAG